From Vitis vinifera cultivar Pinot Noir 40024 chromosome 14, ASM3070453v1, a single genomic window includes:
- the LOC100242999 gene encoding secoisolariciresinol dehydrogenase, with amino-acid sequence MVLRSLSREVKWICGDLLRNSVRFASTTSSGGRLQGKVAMITGGASGLGRAAASEFIQHGAQVIIADVDSQQGPQVAKFLGPQAQFVCCDVSVEAQVAEAVDTAMASHGKLDIMFNNAGIAGKAIPPGIADLDLAEFDRVMGVNVRGAIAGIKHAARVMIPVGSGSILCTASISGLMGGLGPHPYSISKFAIPGIVKAISYELCQYGVRINCISPSPIPTPQVVSQLSMFYPGATQEQIAKIVNGLGELKGTKCEESDIAHAALYLASDEAKYVTGHNLVVDGGFTCFKTLGFPSPDQVV; translated from the exons ATGGTGCTCAGATCGTTATCCAG AGAAGTCAAGTGGATTTGCGGTGATTTGCTCCGAAATAGCGTGAGATTTGCTTCGACGACCAGCAGCGGTGGAAG GCTACAAGGCAAAGTAGCTATGATAACAGGAGGAGCAAGTGGGCTTGGAAGGGCTGCAGCCTCTGAGTTCATCCAACATGGAGCCCAAGTCATTATTGCTGACGTTGATTCACAACAAGGCCCACAAGTCGCCAAGTTTTTGGGCCCACAGGCCCAGTTTGTCTGCTGCGATGTTTCGGTTGAGGCCCAAGTAGCAGAAGCAGTAGACACTGCCATGGCTAGCCATGGAAAACTGGACATAATGTTCAATAACGCTGGAATAGCAGGCAAGGCGATCCCACCGGGCATTGCTGATCTAGACCTAGCGGAGTTTGATCGGGTCATGGGTGTCAACGTTCGGGGTGCCATTGCGGGGATTAAGCATGCCGCCCGGGTTATGATCCCAGTGGGCTCAGGTTCCATTCTATGCACAGCTAGCATTAGTGGGCTAATGGGTGGGCTTGGCCCGCATCCGTACTCCATATCCAAATTTGCTATTCCCGGAATTGTGAAGGCCATATCATATGAGTTATGCCAGTATGGGGTTAGGATCAATTGTATATCACCATCTCCTATTCCCACACCGCAGGTGGTGAGCCAATTATCGATGTTCTACCCGGGTGCGACGCAAGAACAGATAGCGAAAATAGTGAATGGATTGGGGGAGCTGAAGGGGACGAAGTGTGAAGAAAGTGACATAGCTCATGCAGCCTTGTACTTGGCATCTGATGAAGCAAAATATGTAACAGGACATAACCTGGTGGTGGATGGAGGATTCACATGCTTTAAAACTCTTGGGTTTCCTTCTCCTGATCAGGTTGTGTAG
- the LOC100241141 gene encoding LOW QUALITY PROTEIN: chaperone protein ClpC3, chloroplastic-like (The sequence of the model RefSeq protein was modified relative to this genomic sequence to represent the inferred CDS: deleted 2 bases in 1 codon) — MEKLEQKTFKTDMLNKYGTDLTKLAEQNKLDPVMGRQMQIERVMQILCKRRKNNPCLIGDPGVGKTVIAEGFAQDIAKSRAPFKLLQKKVFSLDISRLIAGSSNRGEFEARLMNVVDEVKVKGSEGEIILFIDEAHTLVGAGSGGQALDAANILKPALAKGELKCIAATTVDEYVKYIEKDPALKRRFQPVDVPEPSVEDAIEILKGLSKKYEAHHHVQYSDNALIAAARLSSQYISEYYLPDKAIDLIDEAGARVQLHQPRMSTKIPTITEMDIQHIISSRTGIPLEKLSAKELMKLVDMEETPRESIIGQDDAVKAICRALRRDGAGIRDPTRPIASFLFTGPTGVGKTELAKLIALEYFGSKEAMVRIDMSEYMEKHTVSRLCGSPPGYVGHDEGGQLTEAVRRRPYNLVLFDEIEKAHRDVMNVMLQILDDGRLTDGKGRTVDFKNTLIIMTSNIGGSLITQTKIQLGFEQVKNLVAEELKKNFLPEFLNRLDEVIVFKQLSKPQLREIVDIRLEEVYTRFEEAKNINVEVTEELKEKLVEEGFSPGYGARPLRRAIVSLLEDKVADMILEGTIVEGDTVSIGI; from the exons ATGGAGAAGCTTGAGCAGAAGACTTTTAAGACCGATATGCTTAACAAATATGGCACAGACTTGACCAAACTGGCTGAACAG aataaattAGACCCAGTAATGGGACGCCAAATGCAGATAGAGCGAGTTATGCAGATACTGtgcaagagaagaaaaaataacCCATGTCTCATTGGTGATCCTGGTGTTGGGAAAACAGTGATTGCAGAAGGGTTTGCACAGGACATTGCAAAGTCCAGAGCCCCATTCAAACTCTTGCAGAAGAAG GTATTCTCTTTGGACATAAGCCGTCTCATTGCAGGATCATCAAATAGAGGAGAATTTGAAGCAAGATTGATGAATGTGGTTGATGAAGTGAAA GTGAAAGGAAGTGAAGGAGAAATAATACTCTTCATAGATGAGGCACACACACTGGTTGGCGCAGGATCTGGAGGCCAGGCGTTAGATGCTGCTAACATATTGAAACCAGCACTTGCCAAGGGAGAGCTAAAG TGCATTGCAGCTACAACCGTAGATGAATACGTGAAGTATATCGAAAAAGACCCGGCTTTGAAGAGGCGTTTTCAGCCAGTAGATGTCCCCGAGCCATCAGTTGAAGATGCCATTGAGATTCTGAAAGGTCTAAGCAAAAAGTATGAAGCTCACCACCATGTCCAGTATTCAGACAATGCATTAATCGCTGCTGCACGTTTGTCAAGCCAATACATCAG TGAATACTACCTTCCTGACAAAGCTATAGACTTGATTGACGAGGCTGGGGCTCGTGTCCAACTTCATCAACCACGAATGTCTACCAAGATTCCCACCATCACAGAGATGGACATACAGCATATCATCTCTTCCCGGACTGGAATCCCCCTAGAGAAACTTTCTGCTAAAGAATTGATGAAGCTCGTTGACATGGAAGAAACACCCAGAGAAAGTATTATCGGCCAGGATGATGCTGTCAAAGCAATATGTCGGGCCCTTCGCAGAGATGGTGCCGGCATAAGGGACCCCACACGCCCAATAGCAAGCTTCTTATTCACAGGCCCTACCGGTGTTGGGAAAACAGAACTTGCTAAATTAATTGCTCTAGAATACTTTGGGTCCAAAGAAGCAATGGTGAGGATAGATATGAGCGAATACATGGAAAAGCACACGGTGTCGAGACTATGTGGCTCGCCACCAGGCTACGTCGGCCACGATGAAGGAGGCCAGCTGACAGAGGCCGTCCGGCGTCGGCCCTACAATTTAGTTCTGTTTGATGAGATTGAAAAAGCTCATCGAGATGTGATGAATGTAATGCTTCAGATTCTGGACGATGGACGGCTAACAGACGGCAAAGGCCGAACAGTTGATTTCAAGAACACCCTTATCATAATGACATCAAATATTGGAGGCAGCCTGATTACCCAGACCAAAATTCAACTAGGATTTGAGCAGGTCAAAAACCTAGTAGCTgaagaattgaagaaaaatttccTGCCGGAGTTCTTGAACAGGTTAGACGAAGTGATTGTGTTCAAGCAGTTGTCAAAGCCTCAGCTGAGGGAGATCGTAGATATAAGACTGGAAGAAGTGTATACAAGGTTTGAAGAGGCCAAGAATATAAATGTGGAAGTAACTGAGGAGCTGAAGGAGAAGCTGGTTGAAGAAGGATTCAGCCCGGGGTATGGAGCAAGGCCATTGAGAAGGGCCATTGTTAGTCTCTTGGAAGACAAGGTGGCTGATATGATCCTCGAAGGAACCATTGTCGAGGGAGATACAGTGTCAATAGGCATATAA
- the LOC100248121 gene encoding uncharacterized protein LOC100248121, with translation MGVSQSRQEVEEDNEQEDDDEEEDDNDASGIRELDNHSVKKVLEQEPEMLPCYASASPLSPQLSSFGTPRLGPSIKVWDPYNVLAPPPPPPPAAVFSRSFSSSGLEEDRMVIEVFFISHGESDMNLRPDLVAGRCPGAGLTPNGKRQARALAVFLNSQGIRFNAVYSSPLDRARATAASVCQELNFAEEQIQPSDALVEMSQGHWEGCPRSEIYTPEMLSLMERFQPDFSAPSGESLRQVEFRMVQFLNATVLGLPEKLRSDFSSPRQNESQGFSLNSHTFANSVHDRDGPSLPPPHWDLLSRHRQGLTRKKSGKSRLQFVTTTGDHDAEDEISPGEANQSSLHEINVRSSSSCISSSVGVFTHSGPIKCLLTGILGCSPEMSHKFCIEDSSVTVLQHSWKTGWQIKRLNDTAHLRLL, from the exons ATGGGTGTTTCTCAGTCCAGACAAGAGGTTGAAGAAGACAATGAacaagaagatgatgatgaggagGAAGATGATAATGATGCTTCCGGTATAAGAGAATTGGATAATCATTCGGTGAAGAAGGTTCTGGAACAAGAGCCGGAGATGTTACCCTGCTACGCATCAGCATCGCCGCTCTCCCCTCAGCTTTCTTCCTTTGGCACACCGCGGCTTGGGCCGTCAATCAAGGTCTGGGATCCGTACAATGTTCTGGCTCCTCCTCCGCCGCCGCCACCGGCAGCTGTATTCTCCCGGAGTTTCTCATCCAGCGGGCTGGAGGAAGATAGAATGGTTATTGAGGTTTTTTTTATCAGCCACGGGGAGTCCGATATGAATTTGAGGCCAGATTTGGTGGCTGGGCGGTGCCCGGGGGCGGGGCTGACGCCCAATGGGAAGCGGCAGGCGAGAGCTTTGGCAGTGTTCTTGAATTCGCAGGGCATTCGATTTAATGCTGTGTATTCATCGCCATTGGATCGGGCGCGGGCCACAGCTGCTTCTGTTTGTCag GAGCTGAATTTTGCGGAGGAACAGATACAGCCATCAGATGCGCTTGTGGAGATGAGTCAAGGGCATTGGGAGGGCTGTCCGAGGTCAGAAATATACACACCTGAAATGTTGAGCTTAATGGAAAGATTCCAGCCTGATTTCTCAGCTCCTTCAGGAGAATCCCTTAGGCAGGTGGAATTCAGGATGGTTCAGTTCCTAAATGCAACAGTCCTGGGACTGCCTGAAAAGTTGAGATCAGATTTCTCCTCGCCCCGCCAGAATGAGAGCCAAGGATTTTCACTCAACTCACACACTTTTGCCAACTCAGTTCATGACCGAGATGGTCCTTCCCTTCCGCCACCTCATTGGGATTTGCTTAGCAGGCACCGGCAAGGGCTTACTAGGAAGAAGTCTGGTAAGAGCAGGTTACAGTTTGTGACTACAACTGGAGATCATGATGCCGAGGATGAAATCTCCCCTGGGGAAGCCAACCAAAGCTCCCTGCACGAAATTAACGTCAGGAGCTCCTCCTCTTGCATCTCCTCCTCTGTTGGAGTTTTCACTCATTCAGGGCCGATTAAGTGTCTCTTGACCGGCATTCTTGGTTGTAGTCCAGAAATGTCTCATAAGTTTTGCATTGAAGATTCTTCAGTGACCGTGTTACAGCATTCATGGAAAACAGGTTGGCAGATAAAGAGGTTGAATGATACTGCACATCTTAGGCTTCTCTAG
- the LOC100251597 gene encoding pentatricopeptide repeat-containing protein At3g26782, mitochondrial, which produces MKISNSTSVVITFSWKIYRRRYSNNPNLTTLFNKYVDKTNVFSWNSVIAELARSGDSVEALRAFSSMRKLSLKPNRSTFPCAIKSCSALLDLHSGRQAHQQALIFGFEPDLFVSSALVDMYSKCGELRDARTLFDEISHRNIVSWTSMITGYVQNDDAHRALLLFKEFLVEESGSEGDGEVCVDPIAMVSVLSACSRVSEKSITEGVHGFLIKRGFEGDLGVENTLMDAYAKCGELGVSRRVFDGMAERDVISWNSIIAVYAQNGMSTESMEIFHRMVKDGEINYNAVTLSAVLLACAHSGSQRLGKCIHDQVIKMGLESNVFVGTSIIDMYCKCGKVEMARKAFDRMREKNVKSWSAMVAGYGMHGHAKEALEVFYEMNMAGVKPNYITFVSVLAACSHAGLLEEGWHWFKAMSHEFDVEPGVEHYGCMVDLLGRAGYLKEAFDLIKGMKLRPDFVVWGALLGACRMHKNVDLGEISARKLFELDPKNCGYYVLLSNIYADAGRWEDVERMRILMKNSGLVKPPGFSLVDIKGRVHVFLVGDREHPQHEKIYEYLEKLSMKLQEVGYVPDMTSVLHDVGHEEKEMVLRVHSEKLAVAFGIMNTVPGTTIHIIKNLRVCGDCHTAIKFISKIVDREIVVRDSKRFHHFRDGLCSCGDYW; this is translated from the exons ATGAAGATTTCAAATTCAACTTCGGTAGTAATCACATTTTCTTGGAAAATCTACAGACGCCGCTACTCAAACAATCCAAACCTCACAACCCTTTTCAACAAGTACGTGGATAAAACCAATGTCTTCTCCTGGAACTCGGTCATTGCCGAGTTAGCTCGCAGCGGCGACTCGGTTGAAGCTCTTCGGGCCTTCTCCTCCATGCGCAAGCTCTCTCTCAAACCAAACCGCTCGACTTTTCCCTGCGCCATCAAATCGTGTTCGGCGTTGCTCGATCTCCACTCCGGCAGACAGGCCCACCAGCAAGCCTTGATTTTCGGGTTCGAACCTGATCTTTTTGTGTCCTCCGCTCTCGTGGATATGTATTCCAAGTGTGGTGAATTGAGGGATGCAAGAACACTGTTTGATGAAATTTCTCATAGAAATATAGTGTCGTGGACGTCGATGATCACGGGCTACGTGCAAAACGATGATGCCCACAGGGCGTTGTTGCTTTTTAAGGAGTTTTTGGTTGAGGAGAGTGGGAGTGAAGGAGATGGGGAAGTTTGTGTCGATCCAATTGCTATGGTTTCAGTCCTATCAGCTTGTTCTCGTGTTTCGGAGAAGAGTATTACAGAAGGGGTTCACGggtttttgataaaaagagGGTTTGAGGGGGATTTGGGTGTTGAGAATACTTTGATGGATGCATATGCAAAATGCGGCGAGCTGGGTGTATCAAGGAGGGTGTTTGATGGGATGGCTGAGAGGGATGTGATCTCTTGGAATTCAATCATTGCAGTTTATGCACAAAATGGAATGTCAACTGAGTCTATGGAGATCTTTCATAGGATGGTGAAGGATGGAGAAATCAACTACAATGCTGTCACTTTGTCAGCTGTGTTGTTGGCCTGTGCGCATTCAGGGTCTCAGCGACTAGGAAAGTGTATCCATGATCAG GTTATAAAGATGGGTTTAGAATCGAATGTATTTGTGGGCACATCAATAATTGACATGTACTGCAAATGTGGGAAAGTAGAGATGGCAAGGAAAGCATTTGATCGCATGAGGGAGAAGAATGTCAAGTCATGGAGTGCAATGGTTGCAGGGTATGGAATGCATGGCCATGCTAAGGAAGCTTTGGAAGTTTTCTATGAGATGAACATGGCTGGGGTGAAACCAAATTACATTACATTTGTATCAGTTCTAGCAGCATGCAGTCATGCTGGTCTGTTGGAAGAAGGATGGCATTGGTTTAAAGCCATGAGCCATGAATTTGATGTAGAACCAGGGGTTGAGCACTATGGTTGCATGGTCGATCTTCTTGGACGTGCTGGATATCTCAAAGAAGCTTTTGATTTGATCAAGGGTATGAAGTTGAGACCTGATTTTGTGGTCTGGGGTGCTCTTCTAGGTGCCTGTAGGATGCACAAAAATGTGGACCTTGGGGAGATTTCTGCAAGGAAATTGTTTGAGTTGGACCCAAAAAATTGTGGGTACTATGTATTGCTCTCAAACATATACGCTGATGCTGGAAGGTGGGAAGATGTGGAGAGGATGAGAATCTTAATGAAGAATAGTGGACTGGTTAAACCACCTGGATTCAGTTTGGTTGACATAAAAGGTAGAGTTCATGTATTTTTGGTTGGAGATAGAGAGCATCCTCAACATGAGAAGATATATGAATATCTGGAGAAACTATCTATGAAGCTGCAAGAAGTCGGCTATGTACCTGATATGACATCAGTTCTTCATGATGTTGGTCatgaagaaaaggaaatggTTCTTCGAGTTCACAGTGAGAAGTTGGCTGTTGCCTTTGGAATCATGAACACAGTTCCTGGAACAACAATCCATATCATTAAGAATCTTAGGGTTTGTGGTGATTGTCATACTGCAATTAAGTTTATTTCCAAGATTGTTGACCGGGAAATCGTGGTCAGAGATTCTAAGCGGTTTCATCATTTTAGAGATGGATTGTGTTCATGTGGGGATTATTGGTAA
- the LOC104881644 gene encoding protein NETWORKED 3A-like, whose amino-acid sequence MEKRSSTSWGWSSPQSLQQSQWLRINLSELDKKTKAMLTLIEDDGDSLAKNAKMYYRRKPKLKQMVEEFNRAYHYLAEKYDQLWSESTHVQTSEFSSSSSNSTEVHHGNKNVVSFDYSKWEAFHLHPESVVECDNLNLDFEPLDSDKKSGNTDKMNGTATDLSDKGDIPRKKDGYELSKIAVGEFPACGPEQENTWLELRFQVMKLIEENLQQQAELIRRNDENRETIKELRFELERLKSENRALQSCLRCSKVDVKHNRSRLSKLKGLVLSKFFRESSS is encoded by the exons ATGGAGAAAAGGTCTTCTACTTCATGGGGTTGGAGTAGCCCTCAAAGTCTCCAACAGTCTCAATGGCTTCGGATCAATCTATCTG AATTAGACAAGAAAACAAAGGCAATGCTGACACTGATAGAAGATGATGGTGATTCTTTAGCCAAGAATGCGAAGATGTATTACAGGAGGAAACCGAAACTTAAACAAATGGTTGAAGAATTCAACAGAGCTTACCACTATTTAGCTGAGAAATATGACCAGTTGTGGTCCGAATCAACTCATGTCCAGACCTCAGagttttcatcttcttcttcaaacTCAACAGAAGTCCACCATGGTAACAAAAATGTTGTAAGCTTTGATTATTCTAAATGGGAGGCCTTCCATTTGCATCCTGAATCTGTTGTTGAATGTGACAACCTTAACCTTGATTTTGAACCCTTGGATTCTGATAAAAAGTCTGGAAACACAGATAAAATGAATGGTACAGCCACTGATTTATCTGATAAAGGAGATATTCCTAGGAAGAAGGATGGCTATGAATTAAGCAAGATTGCAGTTGGAGAGTTCCCAGCATGTGGTCCTGAGCAAGAGAATACATGGTTGGAACTGAGGTTTCAAGTTATGAAGCTTATAGAAGAAAATCTGCAGCAGCAAGCAGAGTTGAtaagaagaaatgatgaaaatagaGAAACCATTAAAGAGCTTCGGTTCGAGCTGGAACGGTTGAAGAGTGAGAACAGGGCCCTCCAGAGTTGTCTCAGATGCTCAAAAGTTGATGTGAAGCACAACCGATCTCGCCTATCAAAACTGAAAGGACTAGTGCTCAGTAAGTTCTTCAGAGAAAGTTCGTCATGA
- the LOC100253246 gene encoding mitochondrial phosphate carrier protein 3, mitochondrial isoform X2: protein MAIFENARHCIPNYLYSVSPKKSLILEEMASPPSANGAESKRFVVPAPSEPAKIEMFSPAFYAASAFSGGLSTGLTHTAVTPFDLVKCNMQIDPAKYKSISSGFGVLLKEQGVRGFFRGWVPTLLGYSAQGACKFGFYEFFKKYYSDIAGPEYAAKYKTLIYLAGSASAEVIADVALCPMEAVKVRVQTQPGFARGLSDGFPKFVKSEGALGLYKGIVPLWGRQIPYTMMKFASFETIVEMLYKYAIPTPKDQCSKTLQLGVSFAGGYVAGVFCAIVSHPADNLVSFLNNAKGATVGDAVKNLGLWGLFTRGLPLRIVMIGTLTGAQWGLYDAFKVFVGLPTTGGIAPAPPAPTTSELAKA, encoded by the exons ATGGCAATTTTTGAAAACGCTAGACATTGTATACCTAACTACCTTTACTCTGTATCCCCGAAGAAGAGCCTAATTCTGGAGGAAATGGCGTCTCCGCCCTCTGCAAATGGAGCAGAATCGAAGAGATTCGTTGTTCCAGCTCCGAGTGAACCCGCAAAGATAGAGATGTTCTCGCCAGCATTCTACGCTGCGTCTGCTTTCAGTGGAGGCCTAAGTACTGGCCTAACTCATACGGCCGTCACTCCATTTGATCTCGTCAAATGCAACATGCAG atTGACCCTGCAAAGTACAAGAGCATTTCGTCTGGATTTGGAGTTTTGCTGAAGGAGCAGGGAGTTAGGGGATTTTTCAGGGGTTGGGTGCCTACCCTGCTTGGTTATAGTGCACAGGGTGCTTGCAAGTTTGGATTCTATGAATTCTTCAAGAAGTATTACTCTGACATTGCTGGGCCAGAGTATGCTGCCAAGTACAAGACCTTGATCTACCTTGCTGGTTCTGCATCTGCTGAGGTAATTGCAGATGTTGCTCTTTGCCCCATGGAGGCAGTGAAGGTCCGGGTTCAAACTCAGCCTGGTTTTGCTAGAGGTCTGTCAGATGGATTTCCCAAGTTTGTTAAATCCGAAGGTGCCTTGGG ATTGTACAAGGGCATTGTTCCTCTCTGGGGACGTCAGATTCCAT ATACAATGATGAAATTTGCTTCTtttgagactattgttgagatgcttTACAAGTATGCCATTCCTACTCCGAAGGACCAGTGCAGTAAAACTCTGCAGCTTGGTGTGAGCTTTGCTGGTGGATATGTGGCTGGTGTTTTCTGTGCTATTGTTTCTCATCCAGCTGACAATCTTGTCTCCTTCCTCAACAATGCTAAGGGCGCAACAGTTGGTGAT GCTGTGAAGAACCTTGGATTGTGGGGTCTCTTCACCCGGGGGCTTCCCCTGCGTATTGTCATGATTGGAACTCTCACCGGAGCACAGTGGGGGCTATATGATGCTTTCAAAGTTTTCGTAGGACT GCCAACCACTGGTGGTATTGCTCCTGCTCCTCCTGCTCCAACGACTTCTGAGCTTGCAAAGGCCTAG
- the LOC100253246 gene encoding mitochondrial phosphate carrier protein 3, mitochondrial isoform X1, whose product MATSENSRHSLIPCFLYSSSSKKSLILEKMAASPSPANGGVPKSFFVPAPSEPGKIEMYSPAFYAACTAGGILSCGLTHMAVTPLDLVKCNMQIDPAKYKSISSGFGVLLKEQGVRGFFRGWVPTLLGYSAQGACKFGFYEFFKKYYSDIAGPEYAAKYKTLIYLAGSASAEVIADVALCPMEAVKVRVQTQPGFARGLSDGFPKFVKSEGALGLYKGIVPLWGRQIPYTMMKFASFETIVEMLYKYAIPTPKDQCSKTLQLGVSFAGGYVAGVFCAIVSHPADNLVSFLNNAKGATVGDAVKNLGLWGLFTRGLPLRIVMIGTLTGAQWGLYDAFKVFVGLPTTGGIAPAPPAPTTSELAKA is encoded by the exons ATGGCGACTTCTGAAAACTCTCGACATTCTCTGATCCCTTGCTTCCTATACTCCTCCTCCTCGAAGAAGAGCCTTATTCTTGAGAAAATGGCGGCTTCTCCATCACCTGCAAATGGAGGAGTACCCAAGAGCTTCTTCGTTCCTGCTCCAAGCGAGCCGGGAAAGATCGAGATGTACTCTCCGGCGTTCTATGCTGCTTGTACCGCCGGTGGAATCCTAAGTTGCGGCCTGACTCACATGGCCGTCACTCCTCTTGACCTCGTCAAATGTAATATGCAG atTGACCCTGCAAAGTACAAGAGCATTTCGTCTGGATTTGGAGTTTTGCTGAAGGAGCAGGGAGTTAGGGGATTTTTCAGGGGTTGGGTGCCTACCCTGCTTGGTTATAGTGCACAGGGTGCTTGCAAGTTTGGATTCTATGAATTCTTCAAGAAGTATTACTCTGACATTGCTGGGCCAGAGTATGCTGCCAAGTACAAGACCTTGATCTACCTTGCTGGTTCTGCATCTGCTGAGGTAATTGCAGATGTTGCTCTTTGCCCCATGGAGGCAGTGAAGGTCCGGGTTCAAACTCAGCCTGGTTTTGCTAGAGGTCTGTCAGATGGATTTCCCAAGTTTGTTAAATCCGAAGGTGCCTTGGG ATTGTACAAGGGCATTGTTCCTCTCTGGGGACGTCAGATTCCAT ATACAATGATGAAATTTGCTTCTtttgagactattgttgagatgcttTACAAGTATGCCATTCCTACTCCGAAGGACCAGTGCAGTAAAACTCTGCAGCTTGGTGTGAGCTTTGCTGGTGGATATGTGGCTGGTGTTTTCTGTGCTATTGTTTCTCATCCAGCTGACAATCTTGTCTCCTTCCTCAACAATGCTAAGGGCGCAACAGTTGGTGAT GCTGTGAAGAACCTTGGATTGTGGGGTCTCTTCACCCGGGGGCTTCCCCTGCGTATTGTCATGATTGGAACTCTCACCGGAGCACAGTGGGGGCTATATGATGCTTTCAAAGTTTTCGTAGGACT GCCAACCACTGGTGGTATTGCTCCTGCTCCTCCTGCTCCAACGACTTCTGAGCTTGCAAAGGCCTAG